The proteins below are encoded in one region of Corynebacterium sphenisci DSM 44792:
- a CDS encoding MFS transporter produces the protein MARRGAGGQAAIWVLLGATFIAILNETVMSVAVPVFAADLGLTAPVAQWVTTAFLLTMAVVVPATGYLIDRFPLRGLFAASQGLFVAGTALGAIAPGFALVLAGRVTQAAGTAVLLPLLMTTVLRLVPEHRRGAMMGTMSVVIAVAPAIGPTVSGALLRASGGQWRMLFAAMAPVAVAALAIGLPLLPRHGGGGSRRLDPASLALAAAGFGGSVHALAGAGPGAGPGIWASAAVGAAALALFARRQLRLARAGAALLDPAVFRTRAFGLTAALLAAGFAAMFGVIIILPLHLAARGVDVLVIGLMLMPGPLAMGLLGPLIGRWYDAAGPRPLVLPGTVALTASLTGLCFLGEAGPLWWIVVCHVVLELGLGLVFTPLFAWGLGELPEALQADGSAVLNTLQQVAGAAGTACFVAVAAAVAGLAAGDGPADLGALVAGHRAAMAAGAALGALMVVLAARIRPRPRPRVELV, from the coding sequence ATGGCGCGGCGTGGCGCCGGCGGGCAGGCGGCGATCTGGGTGCTGCTGGGGGCGACCTTCATCGCCATCCTCAACGAGACCGTGATGAGCGTGGCGGTGCCGGTCTTCGCCGCGGACCTGGGGCTCACCGCCCCGGTGGCGCAGTGGGTGACCACCGCCTTCCTGCTCACCATGGCGGTGGTGGTGCCGGCCACCGGCTACCTCATCGACCGCTTCCCGCTGCGCGGGCTCTTCGCCGCCTCCCAGGGGCTCTTCGTCGCCGGCACCGCCCTGGGCGCGATCGCCCCCGGCTTCGCCCTGGTGCTCGCCGGGCGGGTCACCCAGGCCGCGGGCACCGCGGTGCTGCTGCCGCTGCTGATGACCACGGTGCTGCGGCTGGTCCCGGAGCACCGCCGCGGGGCGATGATGGGCACCATGTCGGTGGTCATCGCGGTGGCCCCGGCGATCGGGCCGACGGTGTCCGGGGCGCTGCTGCGGGCCTCCGGCGGGCAGTGGCGGATGCTCTTCGCGGCGATGGCGCCGGTGGCGGTGGCCGCCCTGGCCATCGGGCTGCCGCTGCTGCCCCGGCACGGCGGCGGCGGGTCGCGCCGGCTGGATCCGGCCTCCCTGGCGCTGGCCGCCGCCGGCTTCGGCGGCTCGGTGCACGCCCTGGCCGGGGCCGGGCCCGGGGCGGGGCCGGGGATCTGGGCCTCGGCGGCGGTGGGCGCGGCGGCGCTGGCGCTGTTCGCCCGCCGGCAGCTGCGGCTGGCCCGGGCGGGGGCGGCGCTGCTGGATCCGGCGGTGTTCCGCACCCGCGCCTTCGGCCTCACCGCGGCGCTGCTCGCCGCCGGGTTCGCCGCGATGTTCGGGGTGATCATCATCCTGCCGCTGCACCTGGCCGCCCGCGGGGTGGATGTGCTGGTGATCGGGCTGATGCTGATGCCGGGGCCGCTGGCGATGGGGCTGCTCGGCCCGCTGATCGGGCGCTGGTACGACGCGGCCGGCCCGCGCCCGCTGGTGCTGCCCGGCACGGTGGCGCTCACCGCCTCCCTGACGGGGCTGTGCTTCCTCGGCGAGGCCGGCCCGCTGTGGTGGATCGTGGTCTGCCACGTGGTGCTGGAGCTGGGCCTGGGCCTGGTGTTCACCCCGCTGTTCGCCTGGGGCCTGGGCGAGCTGCCGGAGGCGCTGCAGGCCGATGGTTCGGCGGTGCTGAACACCCTGCAGCAGGTCGCCGGGGCCGCGGGCACCGCCTGCTTCGTCGCCGTGGCGGCGGCCGTGGCCGGCCTCGCCGCCGGGGACGGCCCCGCCGATCTCGGCGCCCTGGTGGCCGGGCACCGCGCGGCGATGGCCGCCGGGGCGGCGCTGGGGGCGCTGATGGTGGTGCTGGCCGCCCGGATCCGGCCCCGGCCCCGGCCGCGGGTGGAGCTGGTCTGA
- the dapB gene encoding 4-hydroxy-tetrahydrodipicolinate reductase, with amino-acid sequence MAAIKVGVLGAKGKVGRTICEAVAEAADLELVARVDAGDDPRALVDAGAEVAVDFTQPDAVMGNLEFLISHGISAVVGTTGFTAERLDRVRGWLEEHAAAGANVLIAPNFAISAVLTMRFAEIAAPFFESAEVIEMHHPHKKDAPSGTAVHTAEGIARARREAGLDAQPDATEQALDGARGAAVEGVPVHAVRMTGAVAHETVILGTEGQSLTIKQDSYDRTSFVPGVLTGVRRIAEHPGLTVGLESYLGL; translated from the coding sequence ATGGCAGCGATCAAGGTCGGCGTCCTCGGCGCGAAGGGCAAGGTCGGGCGGACCATCTGCGAGGCGGTGGCGGAGGCGGCGGACCTGGAGCTGGTCGCCCGGGTCGACGCCGGCGACGATCCCCGCGCGCTGGTCGACGCCGGCGCGGAGGTGGCGGTGGACTTCACGCAGCCGGATGCGGTGATGGGCAACCTGGAGTTCCTCATCTCGCACGGCATCTCCGCGGTGGTCGGCACCACCGGGTTCACCGCCGAGCGGCTGGATCGGGTGCGCGGCTGGCTGGAGGAGCACGCCGCGGCCGGGGCGAACGTGCTGATCGCGCCGAACTTCGCCATCTCCGCGGTGCTCACCATGCGCTTCGCGGAGATCGCGGCGCCCTTCTTCGAATCCGCGGAGGTCATCGAGATGCACCATCCGCACAAGAAGGACGCCCCCTCCGGCACCGCGGTGCACACCGCCGAGGGCATCGCCCGGGCCCGCCGGGAGGCCGGCCTGGACGCCCAGCCGGACGCCACCGAGCAGGCCCTGGACGGCGCCCGCGGCGCGGCGGTGGAGGGGGTGCCGGTGCATGCGGTGCGGATGACCGGGGCGGTGGCCCACGAGACGGTGATCCTGGGCACCGAGGGCCAGTCGCTGACCATCAAGCAGGACTCCTACGACCGCACCAGCTTCGTGCCCGGGGTGCTCACCGGGGTGCGCCGGATTGCCGAGCACCCGGGGCTGACCGTGGGCCTCGAGTCCTACCTGGGCCTGTGA
- a CDS encoding sodium:solute symporter family protein yields MAQEALRLNATWVDYSLVALYFIFVLGIGWAARSKVSSSIDFFLSGRSLPAWVTGLAFISANLGAVEIVGMSANGVEYGFQTMHYFWIGAIPAMVFLGIVMMPFYYGSKVRSVPEFMLRRFGPGAHLVNAISFAVAQLLIAGINLLLLAKVVNSLLGWPLLVTLLIAAVIVLSYITLGGLSAAIYNEVLQFFVIVAALVPLTLIGLHNVGGWGGLKTALNAESHFHTWPGTDISGFDNPIVSVIGLTFGLGFVLSFGYWTTNFVEVQRSMAADSLSAARRTPIIGAFPKMFVPFVVVLPGMIAAATVAPIMDSTAPPNDAMLYLMRDLLPNGLLGVALAGLLAAFMAGMAANISAFNTVFSYDIWQTYVVKDRADDYYLKVGRLATIGATVIAVGTALIADNFGNVMDYLQTLFGFFNAPLFATFILGMFWKRMTPTAGWVGLVLGTLSAMTYWGISEFAGLEAGFFNLPGQGTAFVAASIAFAVDIIASIIVSLVTEPKPDHELVGFVKSVTPKEDLVDAAEECLPWYRRTVPLGMLCLAMVLVLNVIFA; encoded by the coding sequence ATGGCTCAGGAGGCCCTGCGCCTCAACGCCACCTGGGTGGACTACTCACTGGTGGCGCTGTACTTCATCTTCGTGCTCGGCATCGGATGGGCCGCTCGGTCCAAGGTGTCCAGCTCGATCGACTTCTTCCTCTCCGGCAGGTCCCTGCCGGCCTGGGTGACCGGGCTCGCCTTCATCTCGGCGAACCTCGGCGCCGTGGAGATCGTCGGCATGAGCGCCAACGGCGTCGAATACGGCTTCCAGACGATGCACTACTTCTGGATCGGCGCCATCCCGGCGATGGTCTTCCTCGGCATCGTGATGATGCCCTTCTACTACGGCTCCAAGGTCCGCTCGGTGCCGGAGTTCATGCTCCGCCGCTTCGGGCCCGGGGCGCACCTGGTCAACGCGATCTCCTTCGCGGTGGCCCAGCTGCTCATCGCGGGCATCAACCTGCTGCTGCTGGCCAAGGTGGTCAACTCCCTGCTCGGCTGGCCGCTGCTGGTCACCCTGCTCATCGCCGCGGTGATCGTGCTGTCCTACATCACCCTCGGCGGGCTGTCCGCGGCGATCTACAACGAGGTGCTCCAGTTCTTCGTGATCGTCGCCGCCCTGGTCCCGCTGACCCTGATCGGCCTGCACAACGTCGGCGGCTGGGGCGGGCTGAAGACCGCCCTGAACGCGGAGAGCCACTTCCACACCTGGCCGGGCACCGACATCTCCGGCTTCGACAACCCGATCGTCTCCGTCATCGGGCTGACCTTCGGCCTCGGCTTCGTGCTCTCCTTCGGCTACTGGACCACCAACTTCGTCGAGGTGCAGCGCTCCATGGCCGCCGATTCGCTCTCCGCGGCCCGGCGCACCCCGATCATCGGTGCCTTCCCGAAGATGTTCGTGCCCTTCGTGGTGGTGCTCCCCGGCATGATCGCCGCGGCCACCGTCGCCCCGATCATGGACTCCACCGCCCCGCCGAATGACGCGATGCTCTACCTCATGCGGGATCTGCTGCCCAACGGGCTGCTCGGCGTGGCCCTGGCCGGCCTGCTGGCCGCGTTCATGGCCGGCATGGCGGCGAACATCTCCGCCTTCAACACCGTGTTCAGCTACGACATCTGGCAGACCTACGTGGTCAAGGACCGCGCCGACGACTACTACCTGAAGGTGGGCCGGCTGGCCACCATCGGGGCCACCGTGATCGCGGTGGGCACCGCGCTCATCGCGGACAACTTCGGCAACGTCATGGACTACCTGCAGACGCTGTTCGGCTTCTTCAACGCGCCCCTGTTCGCCACCTTCATCCTGGGCATGTTCTGGAAGCGGATGACCCCCACCGCCGGCTGGGTGGGCCTGGTGCTGGGCACCCTGTCCGCGATGACCTACTGGGGCATCTCCGAGTTCGCCGGGCTGGAGGCCGGGTTCTTCAACCTGCCCGGGCAGGGCACCGCCTTCGTCGCGGCGTCCATCGCCTTCGCCGTGGACATCATCGCCTCGATCATCGTCTCGCTGGTCACCGAGCCGAAGCCGGACCATGAGCTGGTCGGCTTCGTCAAGTCCGTGACCCCCAAGGAGGATCTCGTGGACGCCGCGGAGGAGTGCCTGCCCTGGTACCGCCGCACCGTCCCGCTGGGCATGCTCTGCCTCGCCATGGTCCTGGTCCTCAACGTCATCTTCGCCTAG
- the galT gene encoding galactose-1-phosphate uridylyltransferase, producing the protein MAEHEFAVTRTTLADGRELIYFDDSPGYATGERVRELHDARDLPEAITESELRRDPLTGDWYAYAAHRMNRTFMPPANEDPLAPTRPGEPPTEVPAEDYDVVVFENRFPSLSMHMEVPEDFAGDVEGQGLVQRRPALARCEVVCFTPEVSGSFRDLPRRRVRTVIEAWAHRTRELSEIEGVRLVFPFENRGEEIGVTLQHPHGQIYSYPYLPPRAAAIARRCREHRAETGRELFDDLLAAERGSRRRVLIEGEHFLAFVPAFAKWPVEAMVVPYRDVPDFAALTDPEKEELAGILLDLLGRLDRFFEGVERTPYIASWNQAPVGEDRRDGRLHLQLYSMMRSPGRMKFLAGSESGQGAWISDTTPERIADRFREVAR; encoded by the coding sequence GTGGCCGAGCACGAATTCGCCGTCACCCGCACCACCCTCGCCGACGGCCGGGAGCTGATCTACTTCGACGACTCCCCGGGCTACGCCACCGGGGAGCGGGTCCGCGAGCTGCATGACGCCCGGGACCTGCCGGAGGCGATCACCGAATCCGAGCTGCGCCGGGATCCGCTCACCGGGGACTGGTACGCCTACGCCGCGCACCGGATGAACCGCACCTTCATGCCCCCGGCCAACGAGGATCCGCTGGCGCCGACCCGGCCCGGGGAACCGCCCACCGAGGTGCCCGCCGAGGACTACGACGTGGTGGTCTTCGAGAACCGCTTCCCCTCGCTGTCCATGCACATGGAGGTGCCGGAGGACTTCGCCGGCGATGTCGAGGGCCAGGGGCTGGTGCAGCGCCGCCCGGCGCTGGCCCGCTGCGAGGTGGTCTGCTTCACCCCCGAGGTCTCCGGGTCCTTCCGGGACCTGCCGCGGCGCCGGGTGCGCACCGTGATCGAGGCCTGGGCGCACCGCACCCGGGAGCTCTCCGAGATCGAGGGGGTGCGCCTGGTGTTCCCCTTCGAGAACCGGGGCGAGGAGATCGGGGTCACCCTGCAGCACCCGCACGGGCAGATCTACTCCTACCCCTACCTGCCGCCGCGGGCGGCGGCGATCGCCCGGCGCTGCCGGGAGCACCGGGCCGAAACCGGCCGGGAGCTCTTCGACGATCTGCTCGCCGCCGAGCGCGGTTCCCGGCGCCGGGTGCTCATCGAGGGGGAGCATTTCCTGGCCTTCGTGCCGGCCTTCGCGAAATGGCCGGTGGAGGCGATGGTGGTGCCCTACCGGGACGTGCCCGACTTCGCCGCGCTCACCGACCCGGAGAAGGAGGAGCTGGCCGGGATCCTGCTGGATCTGCTCGGCCGGCTGGATCGCTTCTTCGAGGGCGTCGAGCGCACCCCCTACATCGCCTCGTGGAACCAGGCGCCGGTGGGGGAGGACCGCCGGGACGGCCGGCTGCACCTGCAGCTGTACTCGATGATGCGCTCGCCGGGGCGGATGAAGTTCCTCGCGGGCAGCGAATCCGGGCAGGGGGCGTGGATCTCCGACACCACCCCCGAGCGGATCGCGGACCGGTTCCGGGAGGTGGCCCGATGA
- the galK gene encoding galactokinase produces the protein MSERPNAPAYAPARDDAAGAADAAALFRRAFGAEPAGVWAAPGRVNLIGEHVDYAGGICLPFALAQRTFAAVAPRADGRLRLVSDFDGAEAEPVEIALAEVGPGSPAGWAGYAAGAIWAQQAAGDLPADLGGFDIAITSDVPVGGGLSSSAALECSVALAARELAAEAPDEAARRRLVTACMRAENEVVGAATGGLDQRIALLGEAGSALAIDFGADTDEQVPCDLGAAGLELLVIDTRAAHSLADGQYASRRGVIDAVAAAAGAEVLREVADPLAHAEAWAAGSVPAGEDPDRWADTVRRRVGHVLSENERTTAAIAQLRAGDFAGFGESMCASHASLRDDYEVSCAELDLAVDTAMAHGALGARMTGGGFGGSAIALVRAEDEREVAGAIAAAFAEAGFTAPAFLAATPSGGARRVG, from the coding sequence ATGAGCGAGCGGCCGAACGCCCCCGCCTACGCCCCGGCGCGCGATGACGCCGCCGGCGCCGCGGACGCCGCCGCCCTGTTCCGCCGCGCCTTCGGCGCGGAGCCGGCCGGGGTGTGGGCGGCGCCGGGGCGGGTGAACCTGATCGGCGAGCACGTCGACTACGCCGGCGGGATCTGCCTGCCCTTCGCCCTGGCCCAGCGCACCTTCGCCGCGGTCGCCCCGCGTGCGGACGGCCGGCTGCGGCTGGTCTCCGACTTCGACGGGGCCGAGGCCGAGCCGGTGGAGATCGCCCTGGCCGAGGTCGGCCCGGGCTCCCCGGCCGGCTGGGCCGGCTACGCCGCCGGCGCCATCTGGGCGCAGCAGGCCGCCGGGGACCTGCCCGCCGATCTGGGCGGCTTCGACATCGCGATCACCTCCGATGTGCCGGTCGGCGGGGGACTGTCCAGCTCCGCGGCCCTGGAGTGCTCCGTGGCGCTGGCCGCCCGGGAGCTGGCCGCCGAGGCCCCCGACGAGGCCGCCCGGCGCCGCCTGGTCACCGCCTGCATGCGGGCGGAGAACGAGGTCGTCGGCGCCGCCACCGGGGGTCTGGACCAGCGGATCGCGCTGCTCGGCGAGGCCGGCAGCGCCCTGGCCATCGACTTCGGCGCGGACACCGATGAGCAGGTGCCCTGCGATCTCGGCGCCGCCGGGCTGGAGCTGCTGGTCATCGACACCCGGGCCGCGCACAGCCTCGCCGACGGGCAGTACGCCTCCCGGCGCGGGGTGATCGACGCCGTCGCCGCCGCGGCCGGGGCGGAGGTGCTGCGCGAGGTCGCCGACCCGCTGGCCCACGCCGAGGCCTGGGCGGCCGGCTCCGTCCCGGCGGGGGAGGACCCGGACCGGTGGGCGGACACGGTGCGCCGTCGGGTGGGCCACGTGCTCTCCGAGAACGAGCGCACCACCGCCGCCATCGCCCAGCTGCGCGCCGGGGACTTCGCCGGCTTCGGCGAGTCCATGTGCGCCTCGCACGCCAGCCTGCGCGACGACTACGAGGTCTCCTGCGCGGAACTGGACCTGGCGGTGGACACCGCCATGGCCCATGGCGCCCTCGGCGCCCGGATGACCGGGGGCGGCTTCGGCGGCTCCGCGATCGCCCTGGTGCGCGCCGAGGACGAGCGGGAGGTGGCCGGCGCCATCGCCGCGGCCTTCGCCGAGGCGGGCTTCACCGCCCCGGCCTTCCTCGCCGCCACCCCCTCCGGCGGCGCCCGCCGGGTCGGCTGA